A single genomic interval of Stieleria maiorica harbors:
- the coaE gene encoding dephospho-CoA kinase (Dephospho-CoA kinase (CoaE) performs the final step in coenzyme A biosynthesis.): protein MLILGIVGSPAGGKSSAAEFLASLGAEWINADLIARQFLGRPDVVATLSARFGDGILAPDGAIDRSALADLVFGNDSVKRENLAFLESVLHPLTRQEIQRRIAEAADHGKKVALLDVPLLFESGWDRSCDQIWCVDATRDNRLRRSRKRGWDAEELDRREANQMPIETKCRLSNLVMRNDATLDALHQNLRLQWAHLARMISRGDAKTAANSPPAKRHCTSDRETNS from the coding sequence ATGTTGATTCTGGGAATCGTCGGATCGCCGGCCGGCGGAAAATCCTCGGCCGCCGAATTCCTCGCCTCGCTGGGGGCGGAGTGGATCAATGCCGATCTGATCGCCCGCCAATTCCTGGGCCGACCCGATGTCGTCGCGACGCTTTCAGCCCGATTCGGTGACGGGATTTTGGCCCCGGACGGAGCGATCGACCGATCCGCACTGGCCGATTTGGTGTTTGGTAACGATTCGGTAAAACGGGAAAACCTTGCGTTCCTCGAATCGGTGCTGCACCCGCTCACACGCCAGGAAATTCAGCGGCGGATCGCCGAGGCGGCTGACCATGGAAAGAAGGTCGCGTTGTTGGACGTGCCGCTGCTGTTCGAATCCGGCTGGGATCGCAGCTGCGACCAGATTTGGTGTGTCGACGCGACACGCGACAATCGGTTGCGTCGCAGTAGAAAACGCGGCTGGGACGCCGAAGAATTGGATCGGCGCGAAGCCAATCAGATGCCGATAGAGACGAAATGCCGACTCAGCAATCTCGTTATGCGCAATGACGCCACCTTAGACGCTTTGCATCAAAATCTGCGTTTACAGTGGGCGCATCTCGCTAGAATGATTTCACGTGGCGACGCAAAAACGGCTGCGAATTCGCCGCCTGCAAAGCGTCACTGCACGTCCGACCGCGAGACGAATTCCTGA
- the rho gene encoding transcription termination factor Rho, whose amino-acid sequence MQSNRPSGDEHRGDNRGSKRHGGSREYSGQRRQRQQRHPDKVVDRRIRELDAERDPLSLPEEIVSEATKVGKRVGIPSGDDGPQLNLSQLQELSDTTLLDMAREEGIPDFDQMSKQELIFAILKHRMKVGGLMYGEGTLEILPDGFGFLRSSKHHYVSCPDDIYVSPSQIRRFGLQTGSHVAGQIRPPKENERYFALLRIEAINRRDPSQRNASIPFEELTPLHPDRRIMMEHEGGEMSTRVVDMLTPIGFGQRGLIVSPPRAGKTVLMQNMARAVLTNYPEAYVFILLIDERPEEVTDMEREVRGPQCEVISSTFDEPAQRHIQVAQMVIEKAKRMVEAGVDVVVFLDSITRLARAHNSDGESTGKLLSGGLDAGAMQKPKSIFGSARKTEEGGSLTIIATALVDTGSKMDDVIFEEFKGTGNLEIVLDRSLVDRRIWPAIDISRSGTRREEMLLDKEEFKRISALRRGLAEVSPVDAMDDLIKRLRKTQNNAEFLLSVKDVD is encoded by the coding sequence ATGCAATCCAATCGGCCTTCGGGCGACGAACACCGCGGTGACAACCGCGGCTCCAAACGTCATGGCGGATCCCGTGAGTATTCCGGTCAACGCCGCCAACGCCAACAACGACACCCCGACAAAGTCGTCGATCGACGGATCCGGGAGCTCGACGCGGAACGCGATCCGCTGTCGCTGCCCGAAGAAATCGTCAGCGAGGCGACCAAAGTCGGCAAACGCGTGGGGATCCCGTCGGGCGACGACGGCCCCCAATTGAACCTGTCGCAACTGCAAGAGCTCAGCGACACCACGCTGCTGGACATGGCGCGCGAGGAAGGCATCCCGGACTTCGACCAGATGTCCAAGCAGGAGCTGATCTTTGCCATTTTGAAGCACCGCATGAAAGTCGGCGGGCTGATGTATGGCGAAGGCACCTTGGAAATCCTGCCCGACGGGTTCGGATTCTTGCGCAGCAGCAAGCACCACTACGTCTCCTGCCCTGACGACATTTACGTTTCGCCCAGCCAGATCCGCCGCTTCGGGCTGCAAACCGGCAGCCACGTCGCCGGCCAGATTCGCCCGCCCAAAGAAAACGAACGCTACTTCGCGCTGCTGCGAATCGAGGCGATCAACCGTCGCGATCCGTCACAACGCAACGCGTCAATCCCGTTTGAAGAACTGACGCCGCTGCATCCCGATCGCCGCATCATGATGGAACACGAAGGCGGCGAGATGTCGACCCGCGTGGTCGACATGCTGACGCCGATCGGTTTCGGACAACGCGGTTTGATCGTCAGCCCGCCGCGGGCCGGCAAAACCGTCTTGATGCAAAACATGGCGCGAGCCGTGTTGACGAATTACCCCGAAGCCTACGTCTTCATCCTGTTGATCGACGAACGCCCGGAAGAAGTCACCGACATGGAACGCGAAGTCCGCGGGCCACAGTGCGAAGTCATCAGCAGCACCTTTGACGAACCCGCCCAGCGACACATCCAGGTCGCACAGATGGTGATCGAAAAAGCCAAGCGGATGGTCGAAGCCGGAGTCGATGTGGTCGTGTTCCTCGATTCGATCACGCGTCTGGCCCGCGCCCACAATAGCGACGGTGAATCGACCGGCAAACTGCTCAGCGGCGGCTTGGATGCCGGCGCGATGCAGAAACCCAAGTCGATTTTCGGCTCGGCACGAAAGACCGAAGAAGGCGGATCGTTGACGATCATCGCCACGGCCTTGGTCGACACCGGCAGCAAGATGGACGACGTGATCTTTGAAGAATTCAAGGGGACCGGAAACCTGGAAATCGTCTTGGACCGATCATTGGTCGACCGGCGGATCTGGCCGGCGATCGACATCAGCCGCAGCGGAACACGCCGCGAAGAGATGTTGCTGGACAAGGAGGAATTCAAGCGGATTTCCGCACTGCGCCGCGGCCTGGCCGAAGTCTCGCCGGTCGACGCCATGGACGATTTGATCAAACGGTTGCGAAAAACACAAAACAACGCCGAGTTTTTGCTGAGTGTGAAGGATGTTGACTGA
- the ribH gene encoding 6,7-dimethyl-8-ribityllumazine synthase, with amino-acid sequence MTEMTGIDGKLPSGKIVIIASRYNEGICDSLVRGSVDTLTRAGFAQDDLEILRVPGAWELVMVAANALDRKEVLGVVTLGCVIKGETTHDEHINRSVSDAIMQLGVQTRKPIGFGLLTCNTLEQALQRSGGTVGNKGDEAAGAVVELLRLGEKLKT; translated from the coding sequence TTGACTGAGATGACGGGTATCGACGGCAAACTTCCCTCCGGGAAAATTGTCATCATCGCCAGCCGCTATAACGAAGGCATTTGTGATTCGCTGGTCCGCGGAAGTGTCGACACGTTGACCCGCGCCGGGTTTGCCCAAGATGACCTGGAAATCCTCCGCGTCCCCGGCGCCTGGGAACTGGTCATGGTCGCCGCGAACGCCCTGGACCGAAAGGAAGTGCTGGGCGTTGTCACGTTGGGGTGTGTGATCAAAGGCGAAACGACGCACGATGAACACATCAACCGCAGCGTCAGTGATGCGATCATGCAATTGGGCGTTCAGACGCGCAAACCGATCGGCTTCGGCCTATTGACCTGCAACACGCTGGAACAAGCGCTCCAACGCAGCGGCGGAACGGTGGGCAATAAAGGCGACGAAGCGGCCGGCGCGGTCGTGGAGTTGCTGCGACTGGGAGAGAAACTGAAGACTTGA
- a CDS encoding DNA gyrase/topoisomerase IV subunit B → MSAIATKTNYNADAIVALEGLDPVRKRPGMYIGGVGSAGLHHLIWEIVDNSVDEAMNGHASEIVVTLHNDGQTISVADNGRGIPVDKHPKTKKPALEMVLTILHAGGKFEGQNYKTAGGLHGVGASVVNALSKELTAVVRRDGAQYKMEFERGKPTSRLKKLKGAVRGSGTTITFTPDPQIFPKTSFDSAIIRARLETASFLHRGVKVTYVDEVAKTKESFVHEHGIVDYLKKVLKERKARPIHEAPFSHSVDDDMRIEVVLQWTESTDEHVRSYVNGIPTGSGGTHENGFRSGLNKAVRNYIDTHNLTPRGVKITHEDIREGMVGIVSVFVSEPQFQGQTKDRLNNPEVQGMVEAAVRGEIEQWMNSNRSIADSIIARIIAAARARAASRAASEAVSRKGGAKRTMLPGKLSDCLSGGKMESELFIVEGDSAGGSAKQGRDRNYQAILPLRGKVLNTESATLKKILDNKEIQDVVASLGCGIGPKMDIGGLRYGRIILLADADSDGHHITTLLLTFFYRHMPQLISDGRLFIAVPPLYRIDLGKETYWAKDDAHREEILEKHAGRAKPEITRFKGLGEMMPKVLWQTTLDPAQRQLLRVEVDDQLETDRVISDLMGRDASARFRFIMERAADAEVDV, encoded by the coding sequence ATGTCAGCAATCGCGACCAAAACGAATTACAACGCCGATGCCATCGTCGCACTCGAAGGCCTGGATCCGGTCCGCAAACGCCCGGGCATGTACATCGGTGGCGTCGGCAGTGCAGGGTTGCACCATCTGATCTGGGAAATCGTTGACAACTCCGTTGACGAAGCGATGAACGGCCACGCCAGTGAGATCGTGGTCACGCTTCACAACGACGGCCAGACGATTTCGGTTGCCGACAACGGCCGCGGCATCCCGGTCGACAAGCACCCCAAGACGAAGAAACCGGCACTGGAAATGGTGCTGACGATTTTGCACGCCGGGGGAAAATTCGAAGGTCAAAACTACAAGACCGCCGGCGGTCTGCACGGCGTGGGCGCGTCGGTCGTCAACGCGCTCAGCAAAGAATTGACGGCGGTCGTCCGTCGCGACGGCGCGCAGTACAAGATGGAATTCGAACGCGGCAAGCCGACGTCCAGACTGAAGAAACTGAAAGGCGCCGTTCGCGGCAGCGGGACCACGATCACGTTCACGCCCGATCCGCAAATCTTTCCCAAAACCAGCTTCGATTCGGCGATCATCCGCGCCCGCTTGGAAACGGCCAGCTTCCTGCACCGCGGCGTCAAAGTGACCTATGTCGATGAAGTCGCCAAGACGAAAGAATCATTCGTCCACGAACACGGCATCGTCGACTACCTGAAAAAAGTCCTCAAGGAACGCAAGGCGCGGCCGATTCATGAGGCACCGTTCAGCCACTCGGTCGACGACGACATGCGAATCGAAGTCGTCTTGCAGTGGACCGAATCGACCGACGAACACGTCCGCAGCTACGTTAATGGAATCCCGACCGGCAGTGGCGGGACCCACGAAAACGGCTTCCGCAGCGGACTGAATAAGGCCGTGCGGAACTACATCGACACACACAACCTGACACCCCGCGGCGTCAAGATCACCCACGAAGACATCCGCGAAGGGATGGTCGGGATCGTCTCGGTCTTTGTCAGCGAACCGCAGTTCCAAGGCCAAACCAAAGACCGCTTGAACAACCCCGAAGTTCAGGGCATGGTCGAAGCCGCGGTGCGTGGCGAGATCGAACAGTGGATGAACAGCAATCGGTCCATCGCCGATTCCATCATCGCCCGGATCATCGCCGCCGCCCGCGCCCGTGCCGCCTCCCGCGCCGCTTCCGAAGCCGTCTCACGCAAGGGCGGCGCCAAACGCACCATGCTGCCGGGCAAGCTGAGTGATTGTTTGTCGGGCGGGAAAATGGAGTCCGAACTGTTCATCGTCGAAGGGGACTCCGCCGGCGGCAGTGCGAAACAGGGCCGAGACCGGAATTACCAGGCCATCCTGCCGCTCCGCGGCAAAGTCCTGAACACCGAAAGCGCGACGCTGAAGAAGATTCTGGACAACAAAGAAATCCAGGACGTCGTCGCCTCACTGGGATGCGGCATTGGACCCAAAATGGACATCGGCGGACTGCGGTATGGACGCATCATCCTGTTGGCCGATGCCGATTCCGACGGGCACCATATCACGACGCTGTTGTTGACGTTCTTTTACCGTCACATGCCCCAATTGATCTCCGACGGTCGGCTGTTCATCGCCGTGCCGCCGCTGTACCGGATCGATCTCGGTAAAGAAACCTATTGGGCCAAGGACGACGCCCACCGCGAAGAGATTTTGGAGAAACATGCCGGTCGGGCCAAGCCGGAAATCACCCGCTTTAAAGGCCTGGGCGAAATGATGCCCAAAGTGCTTTGGCAAACCACCCTCGACCCCGCCCAACGTCAGCTACTGCGCGTCGAAGTCGATGACCAATTGGAAACCGACCGCGTGATCAGCGACCTGATGGGACGCGACGCGTCAGCCCGCTTCCGCTTCATCATGGAACGCGCCGCCGATGCCGAGGTGGATGTTTAG
- a CDS encoding DNA gyrase/topoisomerase IV subunit A encodes MAKRRPRKQSEKNGKSLFDAVEDSLLTAVPLRQAAQERYLNYSLSVITSRALPDVRDGLKPVQRRILYTMHQQGLSSTAKHRKCAKVVGDVMGNYHPHGDSSIYEALVRMAQPFAMRMPLVDGSGNFGSVDGDNAAAMRYTECRMTPVAGEVLADLATRTVAYKANYDGSREEPVVLPSRLPNLLLNGATGIAVGMATNIPPHNLREICNALLKLLRDPEVKDYQLVANDAVQAPDFPTGGQIINTKEELREIYQTGQGTIKLRGTIKPGAKSRAGKVMQIDSIPYTVNKALLVERISELVFDGKLPLVTEVRDLSTDEIRIDLLLKKDADENKVLAFLYKHTDFQKNFNVNLTCLVPTENPELGTPERLSLKEMLWHFLHFRLEVVTRRLENELASLERRIHILEGFALIFDALDQIIKIIRQSDGKADAAEKIMKRFPASKGGLDAEQTDAILELKLYRLARLEINLILDELKDKKKRARQIRKLLSEDTKDTNASGRWKIVREEIEGLVEQYGRDASSRRRTAINTIDDEVEYSAEDFIVAENCHVLVTKDGWIKRQKQIVDPSKSRLRQGDAVLACVGGSTRATLGLFSSLGVCYTTRFIDIPASTGFGEPIQKLFKMKDGERIIAAISFDPRRIGQIHEDPKHPDYCPEIHGFAASSNGYALRFGLAPFAEPSTRSGRRYARVAGDAAIVDVVAITGSEIILAVSANCRAIICESEEINYLSGAGKGVMLIRLAGDDRLLGFKASTGDRDLMTIETNRGAQKTVSTAKYRVTSRGGKGVELQKNGKIAKIISPPVAAPEPFEDD; translated from the coding sequence GTGGCAAAACGTCGTCCCCGCAAGCAATCGGAAAAGAACGGAAAGTCGTTGTTTGACGCCGTCGAAGACTCGCTCTTGACGGCGGTCCCGCTGCGCCAAGCCGCCCAGGAACGCTACCTCAACTACTCCCTGTCGGTGATCACCAGTCGCGCGCTGCCGGACGTGCGGGATGGGCTGAAACCTGTCCAGCGCCGCATCTTGTACACGATGCACCAGCAGGGACTCTCCAGCACGGCCAAGCACCGCAAGTGTGCCAAGGTCGTCGGCGACGTGATGGGTAATTACCACCCCCACGGCGACAGCTCGATCTACGAAGCCCTGGTCCGGATGGCGCAGCCGTTTGCCATGCGGATGCCGCTGGTCGACGGCAGTGGCAACTTCGGCAGCGTCGACGGCGACAATGCCGCGGCGATGCGTTACACCGAATGTCGGATGACCCCGGTCGCCGGTGAAGTCCTGGCCGATCTGGCCACCCGCACCGTCGCCTACAAGGCCAACTATGACGGCAGCCGCGAAGAACCCGTCGTGCTGCCGAGCCGCCTGCCCAACCTGTTGCTCAACGGCGCCACCGGAATCGCCGTCGGGATGGCCACCAACATCCCGCCGCACAACCTGCGCGAGATCTGTAACGCGCTGCTGAAATTGTTGCGTGATCCGGAGGTCAAGGATTACCAGCTGGTCGCCAACGACGCCGTCCAGGCCCCCGATTTCCCCACCGGCGGGCAGATCATCAACACCAAGGAAGAACTCCGCGAGATCTATCAGACCGGCCAAGGCACGATCAAGCTGCGCGGCACCATCAAACCGGGGGCCAAGAGCCGTGCGGGAAAGGTCATGCAGATCGACTCGATCCCCTACACCGTCAACAAAGCCCTGCTGGTCGAACGGATCAGCGAACTGGTCTTCGACGGAAAACTGCCGCTGGTCACCGAAGTGCGGGATCTGTCGACCGACGAAATCCGCATCGATCTGTTGCTAAAAAAAGACGCCGATGAAAACAAAGTGCTGGCGTTCCTGTACAAGCACACGGACTTTCAAAAGAATTTCAACGTCAACCTGACCTGCCTGGTCCCCACCGAAAACCCCGAACTGGGAACCCCCGAGCGACTCTCGCTCAAAGAGATGCTGTGGCACTTCCTGCACTTTCGCTTGGAAGTCGTCACCCGCCGCCTGGAAAACGAACTGGCATCGCTGGAGCGACGCATTCATATCCTGGAAGGATTCGCGTTGATCTTCGATGCCCTGGATCAGATCATCAAAATCATTCGCCAGTCGGACGGAAAAGCGGACGCGGCGGAGAAGATCATGAAGCGGTTCCCGGCCAGCAAAGGCGGCTTGGACGCCGAGCAGACCGACGCGATTCTGGAATTAAAGCTGTATCGTCTGGCGCGTCTGGAAATCAATCTGATCCTGGACGAGCTGAAGGACAAAAAGAAACGCGCCCGCCAGATCCGCAAACTGCTGAGCGAAGACACCAAAGACACCAACGCCTCGGGACGCTGGAAAATCGTTCGCGAGGAAATCGAGGGGCTGGTCGAACAATACGGGCGCGACGCGTCAAGCCGTCGACGCACCGCCATCAACACCATCGATGACGAAGTCGAATACTCCGCCGAAGACTTTATCGTCGCCGAAAACTGTCACGTCCTGGTCACCAAAGACGGCTGGATCAAACGGCAAAAACAGATCGTCGATCCCTCCAAAAGCCGGCTTCGTCAAGGCGATGCGGTGCTCGCCTGCGTCGGCGGCAGCACCCGCGCGACGTTGGGCCTGTTCTCCTCACTCGGCGTCTGTTACACGACCCGCTTCATCGACATCCCCGCGTCGACCGGATTCGGCGAACCGATTCAAAAGCTGTTCAAGATGAAGGACGGCGAACGCATCATCGCGGCCATTTCGTTCGACCCGCGACGGATCGGCCAGATCCACGAAGACCCCAAACACCCTGACTATTGCCCCGAGATCCACGGTTTTGCCGCGTCAAGTAACGGGTACGCCTTGCGATTCGGGCTGGCTCCCTTTGCCGAACCGTCCACCCGCAGCGGTCGCCGCTACGCCCGCGTCGCCGGCGACGCTGCGATCGTCGATGTCGTCGCCATCACCGGCAGCGAGATCATCTTGGCCGTCTCGGCCAATTGCCGTGCGATCATTTGTGAATCCGAAGAGATCAATTACCTGTCCGGTGCCGGCAAAGGCGTGATGCTGATCCGACTAGCCGGTGACGATCGGTTGCTGGGGTTCAAAGCCAGCACGGGCGATCGAGATCTGATGACGATCGAGACCAACCGCGGCGCGCAGAAAACCGTCTCGACCGCCAAATACCGTGTCACCAGCCGCGGCGGCAAAGGCGTCGAACTGCAAAAGAACGGCAAGATCGCCAAGATCATTTCGCCGCCGGTCGCGGCCCCCGAGCCGTTCGAAGACGATTGA
- a CDS encoding tetratricopeptide repeat protein — protein sequence MSDSDSKTASSAGPSSESKESFVESGNPNLSPLDGGRWRPVSPGELLRKNVPGSHDDLDDEQREHHRTVRLERRQELEHKLKANPTDLDGFLELAAIYRSEHRPLEAKRLLQQATEIFPDEERITFQLEEAILARSLQQYREVSDLASRLKTPEADRELERSRGDWAMRRIEVCQARLARDPSQVQLRLAMADAKFDAEMFEEAFADAGHLLELDEFSPQAHFLRARCLLALGKDLPAMKELRAVALRRSVVAPDTLRLASLKLLCDLADKHSLDATGHQYHAHLKRLQETGSQSKP from the coding sequence ATGTCCGATTCCGATTCAAAAACCGCTTCCTCTGCGGGGCCCTCATCGGAATCCAAAGAAAGCTTCGTCGAATCAGGCAATCCCAACCTCAGCCCGCTCGACGGCGGACGGTGGCGTCCGGTCAGCCCCGGTGAGCTGTTGCGAAAAAACGTCCCCGGATCGCACGACGACCTGGACGACGAGCAGCGGGAACACCATCGCACCGTCCGGCTGGAGCGCCGCCAAGAGCTGGAACACAAGCTGAAGGCCAATCCGACGGACCTGGATGGCTTTCTGGAACTCGCCGCCATCTATCGCAGCGAGCATCGACCGCTGGAAGCCAAGCGTTTGCTGCAGCAGGCGACCGAGATTTTCCCGGACGAGGAACGGATCACGTTTCAATTAGAAGAGGCGATCCTGGCTCGGTCGCTGCAACAATACCGTGAGGTCAGTGATCTGGCGTCGCGTTTAAAAACGCCCGAAGCCGATCGTGAACTCGAACGCAGCCGTGGCGACTGGGCGATGCGACGGATCGAGGTCTGCCAGGCTCGGCTAGCGCGCGACCCGTCTCAGGTCCAACTGCGGTTGGCAATGGCCGACGCGAAGTTCGACGCAGAAATGTTTGAAGAGGCGTTTGCCGACGCGGGACACCTGTTGGAACTCGACGAATTTTCACCTCAGGCACACTTTCTTCGCGCGCGATGCCTGCTCGCACTCGGCAAAGACTTGCCGGCGATGAAGGAGTTGCGTGCCGTGGCGCTGCGAAGATCCGTCGTCGCCCCCGACACGTTACGTCTGGCCAGTTTAAAACTGCTCTGCGACTTGGCCGACAAACACTCCCTTGATGCCACCGGACATCAATACCACGCACACCTCAAACGCCTCCAAGAGACCGGTTCACAATCCAAGCCCTGA
- a CDS encoding WXG100 family type VII secretion target has translation MNQAVVDPEQLRQFASHLHRFVEELKERSTALGTQMNQLEQTWRDEQQRKFAGEFSEQLRQLSRLVKTTEQHIPYLLRKAEQIDAYLGR, from the coding sequence ATGAATCAAGCCGTCGTCGACCCCGAACAGCTCCGACAATTCGCATCTCACCTGCATCGCTTTGTTGAAGAACTCAAAGAGCGATCGACGGCACTCGGCACCCAGATGAACCAGCTCGAACAAACCTGGCGCGACGAACAACAACGAAAGTTCGCGGGCGAATTCAGCGAGCAGTTGCGTCAGCTATCGCGGTTGGTCAAAACCACCGAGCAACACATACCGTACCTGCTTCGCAAAGCCGAACAAATCGACGCCTACTTGGGACGGTGA
- a CDS encoding ABC transporter substrate-binding protein: protein MKPSHLSYFVAVAILVGCGSTPPPSVDEGTPVQVQLNWYPESEHGGLFQALADGSYETAGFAVTIQPGGRATPIGPELALERAQFAIANADDVIIYRQQGIDVVAVMAAMQNHPRCIMARKDSGVESFDDLKGKTLQRQAGRAFVEFMRSKGILDGVQEVPYHGSIASLVGDPNIVIQAYSCAEPLLAQQQGVPVNTLMVSDLGFNPYSSVLVTTGKLIREQPDLVRKFVDVTRQGWRDYLTEGSQGNAAILKVNQEGMTEEALLFGSQVMRDLAMPDGATTQSVGTMTAERWKELFDQLQSLDLVDADKVRVKECYTLEFLR, encoded by the coding sequence ATGAAGCCTTCGCATCTTTCCTATTTTGTGGCCGTCGCCATCCTGGTCGGTTGCGGTTCCACGCCGCCTCCGTCGGTCGACGAAGGGACTCCGGTCCAGGTCCAATTGAACTGGTACCCCGAATCGGAACACGGCGGGTTGTTTCAAGCCCTCGCCGATGGATCCTACGAAACGGCCGGTTTCGCGGTCACCATCCAGCCCGGGGGACGAGCCACCCCGATCGGTCCCGAATTGGCACTCGAGCGGGCACAGTTTGCGATCGCCAACGCGGATGACGTCATCATCTATCGCCAGCAGGGGATCGATGTGGTCGCCGTGATGGCGGCGATGCAGAATCACCCCCGCTGTATCATGGCCCGCAAAGACAGCGGTGTTGAATCCTTTGACGACCTGAAGGGCAAGACGCTGCAGCGTCAGGCCGGTCGGGCGTTCGTCGAATTCATGCGTTCCAAAGGGATTTTGGACGGTGTCCAGGAAGTGCCGTATCACGGCAGCATCGCGTCGCTGGTCGGTGATCCCAACATCGTGATCCAAGCCTACAGCTGTGCCGAACCGCTGCTCGCACAACAGCAGGGCGTACCGGTCAACACCTTGATGGTCAGCGATTTGGGATTCAACCCGTATTCCAGCGTGCTGGTGACGACCGGAAAACTGATTCGCGAGCAGCCGGACTTGGTTCGAAAATTCGTCGATGTCACACGCCAGGGCTGGCGCGACTATTTGACCGAGGGCAGCCAAGGGAACGCCGCGATTTTGAAGGTGAATCAAGAAGGCATGACCGAGGAGGCACTGCTATTCGGTTCCCAGGTCATGCGCGACTTGGCGATGCCCGATGGTGCGACCACCCAAAGCGTCGGCACGATGACAGCCGAACGTTGGAAGGAGCTGTTTGATCAGCTCCAGTCGCTGGATCTGGTCGACGCGGACAAGGTCCGTGTGAAAGAGTGCTACACACTGGAATTTTTGAGGTAG
- a CDS encoding adenine phosphoribosyltransferase, translating into MTIDLKSFIRDISDFPKPGIVYRDIAPLLLDPQAFKAATEAMAAPFDGETVDIVAAAEARGFIFAAPLALHLNAGFVPIRKPGKLPFDTHSHSYDLEYGSDELHVHIDGVLPGQRVIIVDDLLATGGTMQACCKLLERCEAEILGCSFLIHLSDLKGESKLQPYRVESAVIY; encoded by the coding sequence ATGACGATCGACCTAAAGAGTTTCATCCGCGATATCTCCGATTTCCCCAAACCCGGGATCGTCTATCGCGACATCGCCCCCTTGCTGCTCGACCCCCAAGCGTTCAAAGCGGCGACCGAGGCGATGGCGGCTCCGTTTGACGGCGAAACGGTCGACATCGTCGCCGCCGCAGAAGCCCGCGGGTTCATCTTTGCTGCGCCCTTGGCATTGCACCTGAACGCGGGGTTCGTTCCGATCCGCAAACCCGGCAAGCTGCCCTTCGACACCCATTCGCACTCCTATGACCTGGAATACGGCAGTGACGAATTGCACGTCCACATTGACGGCGTGTTGCCGGGTCAACGTGTGATCATTGTCGACGACCTGCTGGCCACCGGCGGGACGATGCAGGCGTGCTGCAAACTGCTCGAACGCTGCGAGGCCGAAATCCTGGGCTGTTCCTTCCTGATTCATCTGTCCGACCTGAAGGGTGAATCGAAGCTGCAACCCTATCGGGTCGAATCCGCTGTCATTTATTGA